A single genomic interval of Babylonia areolata isolate BAREFJ2019XMU chromosome 26, ASM4173473v1, whole genome shotgun sequence harbors:
- the LOC143300790 gene encoding uncharacterized protein LOC143300790, which produces MVCETRFNCSHISVCLFLYVCVCVCVCVCVCVCVCVCVCVCVHAWECVCVCVCVCVCVCVCVCVCVCVRVCVRACACACVCVCVCVCVYVCVCVCVCVCVCVFICVCVCVCVCVCVCVCVCSFAFVCVCVCVCVCVCVCVCVCVCVCLFVCLFVCLFVCLFVCCVCVCVCVCVCVCVCVCFFVCLFVCVCVCVCVCVCEREVLIICVTLSARAHVRSR; this is translated from the exons ATGGTATGTGAGACACGCTTTAATTGTTcgcacatcagtgtgtgtctgttccttta tgtgtgcgtgtgtgtgtgtgtgtgtgtgtgtgtgtgtgtgtgtgtgtgtgtgtgtgtgtgtgtgtgcgtgcatgcgtgggaatgcgtatgtgtgtgtgtgtgtgtgtgtgtgtgt gtgtgtgtgtgtgtgtgtgtgtgtgtgtgtgtgcgtgtgtgtgtgcgtgcgtgtgcgtgtgcgtgtgtgtgtgtgtgtgtgtgtgtgtgtgtgtatgtgtgtgtgtgtgtgtgtgtgtgtgtgtgtgtgtgtgtattcatttgcgtttgcgtttgtgtgtgtgtgtgtgtgtgtgtgtgtgtgtgtgtgtgttcatttgcgtttgtgtgtgtgtgtgtgtgtgtgtgtgtgtgtgtgtgtgtgtgtgtgtgtgtgtgtgtgtgtgtgtgtttgtttgtttgtttgtttgtttgtttgtttgtttgtttgtttgtttgttgtgtgtgtgtgtgtgtgtgtgtgtgtgtgtgtgtgtgtgtgtgtgtttgtttttttgtttgtttgtttgtgtgtgtgtgtgtgtgtgtgtgtgtgtgtgtgtgtgagagaga AGTGCTCATCATCTGTGTGACGTTGTCAGCGCGTGCTCACGTCAGGTCCCGTTAG